TCGGAGAGCGAGTGGCAGCGTGTCGGCTACCTGTGCATCAACCTGGTGATGATCGTCGTCGGCGCCGTCCTCCTGCGGCGAGTCTTCGTGGTCTTCGGTGGCCTGGGCACCGCGGGCTATCTGGGCCACCTGGCCTACGACGTCTTCGAGGACAGCCTGCTGTTTCCCATCGCGCTGACCCTGATTGGCCTCGGGGTGATCTGGCTGGGTATCCTCTGGCAACGCCATGAGGCGGCCCTTACCGAGAGGCTCTACGCTGCCCTGCCGCCGTCTCTGAGGGCACTGATCGACAGGAGGCCAGCATGAAGTATCTGTTCGAGGTGCGCATCAAGCCGGGCTACACCGCCGAGGACTACGCTGATGCCTGGGTGCGGGCCAGCGAGCTCATCCAGCAGGCGCCCGGAGCCCGCGGCACCGAGCTGCACCGCAAGATCGGCGACCCCGACACGCTGATCGCCATCGCCCGCTGGGACAGCAAGGCCAGCCGGGACGCCATGGAAGCCGAGCACCCGCCGGCCATCGACGCCATCATCCAAAGCGCCGCCCCCGGCTGCGAGGTGCGCATGATCGGCGAATTAGAGGAGCCCGAGTGGGTGGTGATGCCACCGGAAAAGACCTGAGGCGGACGGCTCAGCCGCGGCGGCGCAGCGGGTCGAGCAGTTCGCTCAGGCCGTTGTGGTCGATCTCCTGCATCAGCTGCAGGAGCCTTCCGATCTCGCCGTTGGGAAAGCCTTCCCGGGCGAACCAGTTGAGATAGCCGCCGGGCAGGTCGGCGATCAGGGTGCCCTGGTGCTTGCCGAAGGGCATCTTCAGGGTCACCAGGCGTTCCAGGTCTTCGGGGTTCACGGCACTCTCCTTGGGGCATCGACGGGGGACGGCGAGCTTACGCCAGCGGGCCTGCTCTCTCCAGTTCTGCCAGTTCTGCCAGTTCCGCCAGTTCCGCCAGTTCCGCCAGTTCCGCCAGCTCTGCCAACTCTTCCAGCTTAGGCCTGCCAGGCCGACGGTCGCGGCCCCATGCTACGCTTGGTGGCTTATCTCACCAGCTGACAAGGAGACGCGCATGACCACCTTGGTGATCGGTGCCAACGGCCAGATCGGCCACCAGTTCTGCGCCCTGGCCGCCCAGGCCGGCCTTCCCATCAAGGCGATGATCCGCAACGAAGACCAGCGGGCCTGGTTCGCCGAGCGCGGCATCGATGCCGTGATCGCCGATCTCGAGGGCGACTTCCGCCACGCCTTCGAAGGCTGCGACCAGGTGCTGTTCACCGCCGGGTCCGGCCCCCATACCGGCTCGGACAAGACCCTGCTGATCGATCTCTACGCCGCCACCCGCGCCATCGATGTCTCCCGCGAGCTCGGCATCAAGCGCTTCCTGATGGTCAGCGCCCTGCGCGCCGAGAATCCCCAGGAGGCCCCCGAGAAGCTGCGCCCCTACATGGCCGCCAAGTTCTCTGCCGATGCCTACCTGAGGGCCTCGAACGTGCCCTACCTGATCCTCAAGCCCGGGCGCCTGATCGATGAACCCGCCACCCAGCGCGTCGCCACTTCGCTTGCCGAGACCGGCGGCGAGAACACCGTCTCGCGAGCCAATGTCGCCCATGCGCTGGTGCATCTGGTGCAGGCAGAAGATCTCACCGGCCGCGAGTTCCACCTGCTCGACGGCGAGCGCGGCATCGCCGAGGCACTGCGCTAGGCGGGTTCGAAACGTCGGTGCGAGAGTCGATGAGCGCGCTCAGCGCGCCGGGTCCAGCTGGGCGCTGAGCCAGGGCAGCAGCACCCGGCGTGCCTCCTCGAGACGCGCCTCGGGGAAGACCAGATAGAAGCCCTCGTCGTCGTCGGGCAGGGCCGCGAGCACCGCCAGTTCCTCACGGGCGAGGTGTTGGGCCACCAGCAGGCGAGGGGCCAGCACGATGCCCTGGCCGGACAGGGCAGCGTCGATGGCCAGGCTGGTATGGCTGAAGCGCAGCCGGCGGGCCTGTGCCTGCCCGGGCAGCTGCGTGGTGAAGCGTTGCCAGAGGCCGTGCACGTCGTCGCTCAGGGTCTGCGCCGACAGGTCCGAGAGGTCGATCGCACCGCCTTGGCGCGCCAGGTAGGCCGGGCTGCACAGCACGCAAAGGTTCAGCCGGGTCAGCCGTTCATGGTGCAGGCCCTCGCCGAACGGTGGCCGCCCCTGGCGAATGGCGAAGTCGACCCCGTCGGTGACGAAGTCGGCCAGCCGCTCGCTGGCCTCGAGCTTCAGATCGAGCCCCGGATGCGCCTCGCGGAAGTCACCCAGGCGCGGCATCAGCCACTTGGCGGCGAAGGAGGGCGTCACGCTGAGAGT
The genomic region above belongs to Halomonas sp. YLGW01 and contains:
- a CDS encoding antibiotic biosynthesis monooxygenase family protein, producing MKYLFEVRIKPGYTAEDYADAWVRASELIQQAPGARGTELHRKIGDPDTLIAIARWDSKASRDAMEAEHPPAIDAIIQSAAPGCEVRMIGELEEPEWVVMPPEKT
- a CDS encoding SDR family oxidoreductase, translated to MTTLVIGANGQIGHQFCALAAQAGLPIKAMIRNEDQRAWFAERGIDAVIADLEGDFRHAFEGCDQVLFTAGSGPHTGSDKTLLIDLYAATRAIDVSRELGIKRFLMVSALRAENPQEAPEKLRPYMAAKFSADAYLRASNVPYLILKPGRLIDEPATQRVATSLAETGGENTVSRANVAHALVHLVQAEDLTGREFHLLDGERGIAEALR
- a CDS encoding DUF3820 family protein; translation: MNPEDLERLVTLKMPFGKHQGTLIADLPGGYLNWFAREGFPNGEIGRLLQLMQEIDHNGLSELLDPLRRRG
- a CDS encoding LysR substrate-binding domain-containing protein, which codes for MTRKPKLDSLRVFEVAARRGNFRLAAEELHLTQSAVAQRIRQLEATLGVALFVREPRGLTPTEVGRRYLTDLQPALAMIDEATRRVAWQDRPLTLSVTPSFAAKWLMPRLGDFREAHPGLDLKLEASERLADFVTDGVDFAIRQGRPPFGEGLHHERLTRLNLCVLCSPAYLARQGGAIDLSDLSAQTLSDDVHGLWQRFTTQLPGQAQARRLRFSHTSLAIDAALSGQGIVLAPRLLVAQHLAREELAVLAALPDDDEGFYLVFPEARLEEARRVLLPWLSAQLDPAR